Part of the Candidatus Paceibacterota bacterium genome, ATGCCACTAGGCACCTCATCTACGCTCGTTTTTGGCATAAGTTTCTATTTGATATTGGGGTAGTCTCTACCAGAGAACCATTCAAGAAATTGCAATCTGTGGGACTGATCATGGGGGAGGATGGTAGGAAAATGAGCAAAAGGTTCGGCAATGTCATCAATCCGGACAATATAGTAGCGACTTGGGGCGCTGATTCTTTGCGTCTGTATGAGATGTTCATGGGCCCATTTGCAGACGCCATATCTTGGAATACGGACAATATGATAGGAGTGCGTAGATTTTTGGAAAGAGTGTGGAAGTTGCAAGATAAAATTGAAAGAAGGAAAGAAGAAAAAAAGGAAAGACTTTTAAATCCTAAATTAGAAACTTTGGTGCACAAAACAATTAAGAAAGTTGCTGAAGATATAGAGAGTATGTCTTTCAACACCGCTATTTCCAGTATGATGATTCTAGTGAATGAGATGGAATCCGCCTCCTCCAAAGGATACGGCGTGACGAGGGAAGATTATGAGATTTTGCTCAAACTCTTAGCGCCTTTTGCTCCGCATATTACAGAGGAAATTTGGCACAGCTTGGGACATAAAAAATCAGTGCATTTGGAAAAGTGGCCAGAATTTGACCCGAAGAAAATTATGGAAACAGAAGTAAAGATTGCCGTACAAATAAATGGGAAAGTAAGAGGGGTAGTGGTAATAAGACCAGAAGCAGGGGAGAAGGAAGTGAGGGAAATAGCCTTGGCTATGCCAGAAATAGCTAAGTGGCTAGAAGGAAAAGAGGTCAAAAAGGTCATATTTGTAGAGAACAAAGTGCTGAATTTAGTAGTAGCTTGACGGAGTTCTACCTATATGATACAAATAGGAGTACTGAATGTTGTATAATAATGTGGTATAATTACCAAGACTAAACTAGCAGTAAAAATAGCATGAAAACAAGCTTAAAAACCAAACAAATAAGCATCGATTTCAATCCTAAGCCTATTGTAAAGAGGCTTCTTTCTGCCTTGCCTTCTAGGGCTCAAGACATCATCTCCGGGCGCTTTGGCCTAAACGGGGACAAGAAGATGACTCTGGAAGCCATCGGCAAAAAATACGGCATCACTAGAGAAAGAGTACGCCAAATCGAAAACTATTCGATAGGCAATATCAGACGTTCTTCTGTATACGAAAAGGAAAAATCATATTTTGAAGAATTGAAATCAGTAATCAGGAAACTTGGAGGAATCATCTCTGAGGAGGATTTGCTCACTCACATTTCCAAAGACAAGAGCTTGCAGAACAACATCCATTTCATGCTTATCATCGGTGAAGATTTCGTAAAAGAAAAAGAAGATGAGGAATTTAAACATCGTTGGCACATCGACAAAGAGCTTGCAAGCAAAATACACGAAGGCCTTCGCAAACTTTATTCAGGATTGAAGGACGACGAAATCGTACCTGAGTCAGAGATAGTTTCTTCCTTCCTAGACCACATAAAAGATGTCTCTCAAGAATATAAAGATGAAGAAATAATCGGCCGTTGGCTCAAAATGTCTCGTGCCTTGGGTAAAAACCCTCTCGGCGAATGGGGCAAGAGTAAGTCCTCAAACATCAGCGCGCGTGGTATCAGGGATTATGCTTACCTCGTGATCCGTAGGCATGGCTCTCCTATACACTTCCGTGAAGTAGCTCGCCTTATCAGTGAAATATTCAATAAAAAAGCTCATGTGGCCACGACTCACAACGAACTTATAAAAGATGAGCGCTTCGTCCTTGTTGGTCGCGGCCTTTATGCTCTGAAAGAATGGGGATATTCTATGGGTATCGTGCGTGACGTCATCAAAGATATTTTGAAAAAGAATGGTCCACTCTCCAAAGAAAAAGTAGTAGAAAAAGTATTGAAAGAAAGGTATGTGAAAGAAAATACCATCGTAGTCAACCTTCAAAATCCTAAAAACTTTAAAAAGTTGAAGGATAACACATATACACTGGCCTAAACATGCTATTATTAATAGCATGTTTAGTGGGTTTTTAGATTTCGGAATTTTTGATAGCTTGCAAATAGCTTTTAACATCGTCTATCAAAGCGCTTTTATTTGGTTACCTATTGTTACGGGTATCGCTATTTTTAATATGTGGGTTTCGTATCGTAGGGGAGTGTATTGGGCCGGACTTGGCTCAGTACTTCTTGAAATAAAACTTCCTAAAGAAATATTCAAATCACCGGTAGCTATGGAGGTGATCATGGGAGTTTTTTCCCAAGCGGGAGGGGAACAAACTTGGATAGAAAGAATGTGGAAATGCAGTACTCGTGATTGGTTTTCCTTGGAACTTGTTTCCGAGGGAGGCAAAATACGTTTTTTCGTGTGGACGAGGCCGAAATATAAAAACGCCATAGAGTCGCAAATTTATTCCCAATACCCTGGTATAGAAATTTATGAAGTCGAGGATTACACTTTACCTGTATCATATAACAAAGAGAAAAATGTCGTTTGGGGATGCGAATGGAAATTAAAAAAAGCTGACGCATACCCCATAAAAACATACGTAGATTACGGACTAGATAAAGATCCAAAAGAGGAGTTCAAGATTGACCCTTTATCCACAATGATCGAGTTTATGGGGTCACTCACAGAGGGGCATAGAGTGTGGATACAAATAATAGTCAGGTCACACACTAAGAATAGACGTTGGGAGGTATTTTCAGAGCAGGATGATTCGTGGAAAGATAATTCCGACAAAGAAATCAAAAAAATAATAGAAAAATTTAGACCAGAAGATAAGGAAAAACAAAGTCGTCAAGCAACAGAAGGGGAAAAAGATGTGATATCAGCTTTAGAAAGAAGTTTATCAAAGACTCCTTTCGATGTCGGTATACGCAGCCTCTATATAGCAGAGAAGGATAAATTTAACGGATCAAATATAGGAGGTATGCTCGGCTCATTCAAACAATATAGTTCTCCTGCTTTGAATGGCTTTTCTCCTACTGGAGGACTGACCGGTTTCAATTATCCATGGCAAGATTTTAGAGGAAAAACTAGAGAGTTTTTAAAGAAACATGTCCTAGAAGCCTACAAATCGAGGCAAATATTT contains:
- a CDS encoding sigma factor-like helix-turn-helix DNA-binding protein gives rise to the protein MKTSLKTKQISIDFNPKPIVKRLLSALPSRAQDIISGRFGLNGDKKMTLEAIGKKYGITRERVRQIENYSIGNIRRSSVYEKEKSYFEELKSVIRKLGGIISEEDLLTHISKDKSLQNNIHFMLIIGEDFVKEKEDEEFKHRWHIDKELASKIHEGLRKLYSGLKDDEIVPESEIVSSFLDHIKDVSQEYKDEEIIGRWLKMSRALGKNPLGEWGKSKSSNISARGIRDYAYLVIRRHGSPIHFREVARLISEIFNKKAHVATTHNELIKDERFVLVGRGLYALKEWGYSMGIVRDVIKDILKKNGPLSKEKVVEKVLKERYVKENTIVVNLQNPKNFKKLKDNTYTLA